A single region of the Syntrophotaleaceae bacterium genome encodes:
- a CDS encoding phosphoenolpyruvate carboxykinase (GTP), whose product MRKSRDCAGLQLLKDCLDETGRSKLGRIDNAELNRFLAETVALCRPDRVRICDDGPEDRDYLRRRALAAGEEIPLATEGHTVHFDAFSNGRQHDQSRDKANTRFLAGDGNDLGEEFNTLPRRQGLEEIRERMAGSMSGKEMIVRFYCLGPNNSPFSLPCVQLTDSPYVAHCEDILFRPGYETFRSLAKGDRFFRMLHSNGRTENGVSADLHQRRVIIDLAEDLVYSVNTQYAGNSVGLKKPALRLAIRRANQEGWLAEHMFLMGVHGPGGRTTYFSGAYPSACGKTSTAMVPGETILADDLIYIRAMDGRARAVNVEQGILGIIEGVNPADDPELFRVLHTPGEVIFSNVLVAEGRPYWIGMGEDLPAEGFNYAGAWFRGKRDSGNLEIAPSYKGNARYTVALSPLANLDPRAEDPQGVPLEGIIYGGRDSDTAVPVQESFDWIHGIVTMGAALESETTAAALETQGVRKCNPMAILDFLSIPLGRYLRNNLDFCKKLERPPRIFATNYWLKDAAGRFLNGKLDKAVWLKWMELRVHDEVSAIEAPTGRIPYFEDLERLFRQVFNKTYSREDYAAQFGIRLAGNLEKIERILTFYAQVPEMPPELAEVLTAQKERLLKWHALKGDVVSPCDLE is encoded by the coding sequence ATGAGGAAATCAAGGGATTGTGCCGGCCTGCAGCTCCTAAAAGACTGTCTTGATGAAACCGGCCGCAGCAAGCTCGGCCGGATCGACAATGCCGAGCTCAATCGGTTTCTGGCCGAAACCGTGGCGCTTTGCCGTCCCGACCGGGTCAGGATCTGCGACGACGGCCCGGAGGACCGGGACTACCTGCGCCGTCGGGCCCTGGCTGCCGGAGAGGAAATTCCCCTTGCCACAGAAGGGCATACCGTTCATTTCGACGCCTTTTCCAACGGTCGGCAGCATGATCAGTCCCGGGACAAGGCCAATACCCGCTTTCTGGCGGGGGACGGGAATGATCTGGGAGAGGAATTCAACACCCTGCCCCGACGCCAGGGGCTGGAGGAGATCAGGGAACGGATGGCCGGGAGTATGTCCGGCAAGGAGATGATCGTTCGATTCTACTGCCTCGGGCCCAACAACTCCCCTTTCAGCCTGCCCTGTGTTCAGCTGACCGACTCCCCGTACGTGGCTCACTGTGAAGATATCCTTTTTCGGCCGGGTTACGAAACATTCCGCTCCCTCGCCAAAGGGGACAGGTTTTTCCGCATGCTCCATTCCAACGGGCGCACCGAAAACGGGGTCAGTGCCGATCTTCATCAACGGCGGGTCATCATCGATCTGGCCGAGGACCTTGTCTACAGCGTCAATACCCAGTATGCCGGCAACTCCGTGGGCCTGAAAAAGCCGGCCCTGCGCCTCGCGATCCGCAGGGCCAACCAGGAAGGGTGGCTGGCCGAGCATATGTTTCTCATGGGGGTTCACGGGCCGGGAGGGCGCACGACCTATTTCTCCGGCGCCTACCCGAGCGCCTGCGGCAAAACCTCCACGGCGATGGTTCCGGGAGAAACCATTCTGGCCGATGACCTGATCTACATCCGGGCCATGGACGGCCGTGCCCGGGCCGTCAATGTGGAACAGGGCATCCTAGGGATCATCGAGGGGGTCAATCCCGCGGACGATCCGGAGCTTTTCCGCGTGCTGCACACACCGGGGGAGGTGATCTTCAGCAATGTGCTGGTCGCCGAAGGCCGCCCCTACTGGATCGGCATGGGGGAGGATCTGCCGGCCGAGGGTTTCAATTATGCCGGTGCCTGGTTCCGGGGCAAACGGGACAGCGGCAATCTGGAGATCGCCCCCTCCTACAAGGGAAATGCACGATATACGGTGGCCCTGTCCCCCCTGGCCAATCTCGATCCGAGGGCTGAAGACCCTCAAGGGGTACCGCTGGAGGGCATCATCTACGGCGGCAGGGACAGCGACACGGCGGTTCCGGTCCAGGAGAGTTTCGACTGGATCCACGGCATCGTCACCATGGGCGCCGCTTTGGAAAGCGAGACGACCGCTGCGGCCCTCGAAACCCAGGGGGTACGCAAGTGCAATCCCATGGCGATTCTCGATTTTCTGTCCATCCCCCTCGGCCGTTACCTGCGCAACAACCTGGATTTTTGCAAAAAGCTCGAGCGTCCGCCCCGAATTTTCGCCACCAACTACTGGCTGAAGGATGCCGCGGGACGCTTTCTCAACGGCAAGCTCGACAAAGCCGTCTGGCTGAAATGGATGGAGCTGCGGGTGCACGACGAAGTCTCCGCCATCGAAGCTCCCACCGGCCGCATTCCCTATTTCGAAGACCTGGAAAGGCTGTTTCGCCAGGTTTTTAATAAGACCTATTCCCGCGAGGACTATGCGGCCCAGTTCGGCATCCGGCTGGCCGGCAATCTGGAAAAGATCGAGCGGATTCTCACTTTTTACGCCCAAGTTCCCGAAATGCCGCCGGAACTGGCAGAGGTCCTCACGGCCCAGAAAGAGCGACTTCTCAAATGGCATGCCCTGAAAGGAGACGTTGTCAGCCCCTGCGACCTGGAGTAA
- a CDS encoding chemotaxis protein CheX: MDYKEIICQAVEEIFSAMIFMDIAPKDGSVDAVEDQMLSGMVGFAGDLKGTVLLHLPEPVALAITNAFLELDLDEINSEVKDAIGELANMVAGGIKYLLPEGSQNIQLSIPSVISGRKYSCGSPGSHDRVLVGFETPAGAFEAELVVRSGA, from the coding sequence ATGGACTACAAGGAGATTATCTGCCAGGCCGTCGAGGAAATCTTTTCAGCCATGATTTTCATGGATATCGCCCCAAAGGACGGTTCCGTCGATGCTGTCGAAGACCAAATGCTGTCGGGGATGGTCGGTTTTGCCGGAGATCTCAAGGGCACCGTCCTGCTGCATCTGCCGGAACCGGTGGCGCTGGCGATTACCAACGCTTTTCTTGAACTGGACCTCGACGAGATCAACAGCGAGGTCAAGGACGCCATCGGTGAGTTGGCCAACATGGTCGCCGGCGGTATCAAATATCTTCTGCCGGAAGGGAGCCAGAACATCCAGCTTTCAATTCCGTCCGTCATCTCAGGACGGAAATATTCCTGCGGCTCTCCGGGCAGCCATGATCGCGTCCTGGTTGGATTCGAAACCCCGGCCGGGGCTTTCGAGGCGGAACTGGTCGTACGCAGCGGTGCCTAG
- a CDS encoding transcriptional regulator — protein sequence MKKHSSPFVPQERKETVRQAIAALLRQGPVSAREISAAVGISEKQVGDHLEHVRRSAGHEGEVLVQEAARCLDCGFVFSKRDRLRTPGKCPVCRSEGVSEPRFALEQRN from the coding sequence ATGAAAAAGCACAGTTCGCCCTTTGTTCCCCAGGAAAGAAAGGAAACGGTCCGCCAGGCGATAGCGGCCCTGCTCCGGCAGGGGCCGGTTTCCGCCCGGGAAATTTCGGCGGCGGTGGGGATCAGCGAGAAGCAGGTCGGGGATCACCTGGAGCATGTCCGCAGGTCGGCCGGGCATGAGGGGGAGGTCCTGGTGCAGGAGGCCGCCCGATGTCTCGACTGCGGGTTCGTTTTCAGCAAACGGGACCGTTTGCGGACCCCCGGAAAATGTCCGGTCTGCCGGAGCGAAGGGGTCTCCGAGCCGCGTTTTGCGTTGGAGCAGCGCAACTGA
- a CDS encoding SMC family ATPase, with the protein MHILSVYLRNIKSHRETTLEFAPGINVLSGPNGVGKSTVFEAIGYALFGVEAQKFVGNADRFLSIGSKKGEIAVVFELEQGKRYRVSRTVGTAGRWLLCREVGGAFEVEEHKDGVETEDRLKKLLGLDNGRPLAEQFERVIGPFQNDFLGPFIIRQPSRRRDEFDAILGIDAWRRTFTETAGLGRTIRGKIEVLETEIALRREQVAVLPEKREEQQKVRAELESVAQERDRKTLALKELESLLREMDGREQILAGLRNEVEKLTLRIADGRQKIEIQKQRVRDAGEAAKVLEATRPAMEAFESAEKRLLDLRLREKERRDMETGMANLERQAAGLKERCQAEMRSIDRARSEIAAEEERIAAAGKVTGEDAAMVLLAGSLPDLRDRLAALRNRQGLVAGRRHGLEEGRVKLSEGTCPFFQETCLNVEGRPAGDVFSTGLASLEKEQILIEAEMEKLLTEEGLAEQAAAKLRETRGRQRALEEQSAALARRRKDLDAREQDRQALLRQQQDLEALLQQRKKELQAFAGLEQAIEGAEGEKTANREGRDAFFAHKAQAAEWTNLQEILEKYCKLLNDLETEKKTQADLLQRTIDDYDQESHAGARKRKESLLGELGTMGQQIAGLEKDCGRLTEEIARLEEIRREMTSREALAAGWARKEKLVKYLRNRVFKNVSSHLSERFREEISQRADRIYRTISEADEELTWADNYQVVLRDLHDGQVRERSDDQLSGGQMMSAVVALRLALLQTIGARIAFFDEPTSHLDGARRENLARAFRAIDVGREEVTEHWYDQLFLISHDLSFTEITDQVVSLGE; encoded by the coding sequence ATGCACATTCTCTCCGTCTATCTCCGCAACATCAAGAGCCATCGGGAGACCACCCTCGAATTCGCCCCCGGCATCAATGTTTTGTCCGGACCGAACGGCGTCGGGAAAAGTACGGTTTTCGAGGCGATCGGCTATGCCCTGTTCGGCGTCGAAGCGCAAAAGTTCGTCGGCAATGCCGACCGCTTTCTCTCCATCGGCAGCAAAAAGGGGGAGATTGCCGTGGTCTTCGAGCTGGAGCAGGGCAAGCGCTACCGGGTTTCGCGAACCGTCGGCACCGCCGGTCGATGGCTGCTCTGCCGCGAGGTCGGCGGTGCCTTCGAAGTGGAGGAGCACAAGGATGGCGTCGAAACCGAAGACCGCCTGAAAAAACTGCTCGGTTTGGACAACGGCCGCCCGCTGGCGGAACAGTTCGAGCGGGTGATCGGACCTTTTCAGAACGATTTTCTGGGGCCTTTCATCATCAGGCAGCCGAGCCGACGGCGGGATGAATTCGATGCCATCCTGGGGATCGATGCCTGGCGCAGAACCTTTACCGAAACAGCAGGACTCGGCCGGACCATCCGCGGCAAGATCGAGGTGCTCGAGACGGAAATCGCCCTGCGCAGGGAGCAAGTTGCCGTCCTGCCCGAAAAGCGGGAAGAACAGCAGAAAGTGAGGGCCGAGCTGGAATCCGTTGCGCAGGAACGGGACCGTAAGACCTTGGCGCTGAAAGAGCTGGAGAGTCTGCTCAGGGAGATGGACGGGCGGGAGCAAATTTTGGCCGGTCTGCGAAACGAGGTCGAAAAGCTCACCCTGCGCATTGCCGATGGGCGCCAGAAAATCGAGATTCAGAAGCAGCGGGTTCGCGATGCCGGCGAGGCCGCCAAGGTGCTGGAAGCGACGCGGCCGGCCATGGAAGCTTTCGAAAGCGCCGAAAAGCGTCTTTTGGACCTGCGTCTGCGGGAAAAAGAGCGGCGCGACATGGAAACGGGGATGGCCAACCTGGAACGTCAAGCCGCCGGTCTGAAAGAACGCTGCCAGGCGGAAATGCGCTCCATCGACAGGGCCCGCTCCGAAATCGCTGCCGAGGAGGAGAGGATCGCCGCGGCCGGCAAGGTGACTGGGGAGGACGCAGCCATGGTCCTCCTGGCCGGAAGCCTCCCGGACCTCCGGGACCGCCTGGCCGCCCTGCGGAACCGTCAGGGCCTGGTGGCCGGACGACGTCACGGGCTGGAGGAGGGCCGGGTAAAGCTGAGTGAAGGGACTTGCCCCTTTTTCCAGGAAACCTGCCTGAACGTGGAGGGCCGTCCGGCCGGGGATGTCTTTTCCACTGGTTTGGCTTCTCTCGAAAAGGAGCAGATTCTGATCGAAGCCGAAATGGAAAAGCTCTTGACCGAGGAGGGTTTGGCCGAACAGGCGGCGGCGAAGCTCAGAGAGACCCGGGGACGGCAACGGGCGCTGGAGGAGCAGTCTGCGGCCCTCGCCCGACGGCGAAAGGACCTGGACGCCCGCGAGCAGGACCGGCAGGCTCTTTTGCGGCAGCAGCAGGACCTGGAGGCCCTGCTGCAGCAGCGAAAAAAGGAGTTGCAGGCCTTTGCCGGGCTGGAGCAGGCCATTGAAGGGGCCGAAGGGGAAAAGACGGCCAACCGGGAGGGAAGGGATGCCTTTTTCGCCCACAAGGCGCAGGCCGCCGAATGGACCAATCTTCAAGAAATCCTTGAAAAATACTGCAAACTGCTGAATGATCTTGAAACCGAGAAAAAAACCCAAGCCGATCTTCTGCAGAGGACGATCGACGACTACGATCAAGAGAGTCATGCAGGCGCCAGAAAACGAAAGGAATCTCTGCTGGGCGAACTGGGCACCATGGGCCAGCAGATCGCCGGTCTGGAAAAGGATTGCGGACGTTTGACCGAGGAGATTGCCCGGCTGGAGGAGATACGGCGGGAGATGACGTCCAGGGAGGCTCTTGCGGCGGGGTGGGCCAGAAAAGAAAAGCTGGTCAAATATTTGCGGAACAGAGTCTTCAAGAATGTCTCCTCCCACCTCTCGGAGCGGTTTCGCGAAGAGATCAGCCAGCGCGCCGACCGGATCTACCGAACCATCTCGGAAGCCGACGAGGAGCTGACCTGGGCCGACAACTATCAGGTGGTGCTGAGGGATCTGCATGACGGGCAGGTTCGGGAGCGGAGCGACGACCAGCTGTCCGGAGGCCAGATGATGAGCGCCGTGGTCGCCCTGCGGCTGGCCCTGCTGCAGACCATCGGCGCACGGATCGCCTTTTTCGACGAGCCGACCAGTCACCTGGACGGCGCCCGGCGGGAAAACCTGGCCCGGGCTTTTCGGGCCATCGACGTCGGCCGTGAGGAAGTGACGGAACACTGGTACGATCAGCTGTTCCTGATCAGCCACGATCTCTCCTTCACCGAGATCACGGATCAGGTCGTCTCTCTCGGAGAATGA